One window of the Magnolia sinica isolate HGM2019 chromosome 19, MsV1, whole genome shotgun sequence genome contains the following:
- the LOC131234798 gene encoding protein S40-7-like isoform X3, with translation MESTVTSSSSSPFRHQKSPSSGRFLGLFSEPSITSVGPTSGIELDEDDVFWSDASCSDASISSRRSETPPPPPSPSENGVARFRRPQNFGILAALPDTAVHRHDRGPFLRRPIAASPPSSSRMIPSIPRPQPLTASGKFHQSAPVNVPMLPMAAGRREDSEGFEEGDDREGDDEMLPPHEIVARGSARSPMTTFSVLEGKGRTLKGRDLRRVRNAVFQKTGLSEKRGRFQWGREVIRLPMERMGFCYVKEIFFFSSFLFYHVGPLGQRFGSLNHGPPGGI, from the exons ATGGAATCGACCGTTACGTCCTCCTCCTCTTCCCCTTTCCGCCACCAGAAATCCCCGTCCTCGGGCCGGTTCCTCGGCCTCTTCTCAGAGCCGTCTAtcacctcggtgggccccacatccggcATCGAGCTCGACGAGGACGATGTCTTCTGGTCCGACGCCAGCTGCTCCGACGCCAGCATATCCTCCCGCCGCTCTGAAACGCCGCCGCCCCCTCCGTCTCCTAGCGAGAACGGGGTAGCAAGGTTCCGTCGCCCGCAGAATTTCGGCATCCTCGCTGCACTGCCCGACACCGCGGTCCACCGCCACGATCGCGGCCCTTTCCTGCGCCGTCCGATTGCGGCGTCGCCGCCGTCCTCCTCCAGGATGATCCCGTCAATCCCGAGGCCGCAGCCTCTGACCGCGTCGGGGAAATTCCACCAGTCGGCGCCCGTCAACGTCCCCATGCTCCCGATGGCGGCTGGCAGGAGGGAGGATTCGGAGGGTTTTGAGGAGGGCGACGACAGGGAGGGTGATGATGAGATGCTTCCGCCGCACGAGATCGTCGCGAGGGGATCCGCACGGTCGCCGATGACGACATTCTCGGTGCTGGAAGGGAAGGGCCGGACGCTGAAAGGGAGAGATCTGCGGCGAGTGCGGAATGCCGTCTTCCAGAAAACAG GGTTATCTGAAAAAAGAGGGAGGTTCCAATGGGGTCGAGAGGTTATACG GCTGCCAATGGAAAGAATGGGATTTTGTTATGtcaaggagattttttttttctcttcttttcttttttaccatgTTGGCCCGTTGggacaacggtttggatcattgaaccatgggccacCCGGGGGTATATAG
- the LOC131234798 gene encoding protein S40-7-like isoform X5, protein MESTVTSSSSSPFRHQKSPSSGRFLGLFSEPSITSVGPTSGIELDEDDVFWSDASCSDASISSRRSETPPPPPSPSENGVARFRRPQNFGILAALPDTAVHRHDRGPFLRRPIAASPPSSSRMIPSIPRPQPLTASGKFHQSAPVNVPMLPMAAGRREDSEGFEEGDDREGDDEMLPPHEIVARGSARSPMTTFSVLEGKGRTLKGRDLRRVRNAVFQKTGTIGSMRPLIYIGKFIQAIDLIKTQDLSHF, encoded by the exons ATGGAATCGACCGTTACGTCCTCCTCCTCTTCCCCTTTCCGCCACCAGAAATCCCCGTCCTCGGGCCGGTTCCTCGGCCTCTTCTCAGAGCCGTCTAtcacctcggtgggccccacatccggcATCGAGCTCGACGAGGACGATGTCTTCTGGTCCGACGCCAGCTGCTCCGACGCCAGCATATCCTCCCGCCGCTCTGAAACGCCGCCGCCCCCTCCGTCTCCTAGCGAGAACGGGGTAGCAAGGTTCCGTCGCCCGCAGAATTTCGGCATCCTCGCTGCACTGCCCGACACCGCGGTCCACCGCCACGATCGCGGCCCTTTCCTGCGCCGTCCGATTGCGGCGTCGCCGCCGTCCTCCTCCAGGATGATCCCGTCAATCCCGAGGCCGCAGCCTCTGACCGCGTCGGGGAAATTCCACCAGTCGGCGCCCGTCAACGTCCCCATGCTCCCGATGGCGGCTGGCAGGAGGGAGGATTCGGAGGGTTTTGAGGAGGGCGACGACAGGGAGGGTGATGATGAGATGCTTCCGCCGCACGAGATCGTCGCGAGGGGATCCGCACGGTCGCCGATGACGACATTCTCGGTGCTGGAAGGGAAGGGCCGGACGCTGAAAGGGAGAGATCTGCGGCGAGTGCGGAATGCCGTCTTCCAGAAAACAG GGACCATTGGGAGCATGAGGCCCTTGATTTACATAGGGAAATTCATCCAGGCAATAGACTTG ATTAAAACACAAGATTTAAGCCATTTTTGA
- the LOC131234798 gene encoding protein S40-7-like isoform X1 encodes MESTVTSSSSSPFRHQKSPSSGRFLGLFSEPSITSVGPTSGIELDEDDVFWSDASCSDASISSRRSETPPPPPSPSENGVARFRRPQNFGILAALPDTAVHRHDRGPFLRRPIAASPPSSSRMIPSIPRPQPLTASGKFHQSAPVNVPMLPMAAGRREDSEGFEEGDDREGDDEMLPPHEIVARGSARSPMTTFSVLEGKGRTLKGRDLRRVRNAVFQKTGTIGSMRPLIYIGKFIQAIDLVLLSNFHSVFPSFIIIVLLFLAGSLIFIVKEHGKVHSQMVT; translated from the exons ATGGAATCGACCGTTACGTCCTCCTCCTCTTCCCCTTTCCGCCACCAGAAATCCCCGTCCTCGGGCCGGTTCCTCGGCCTCTTCTCAGAGCCGTCTAtcacctcggtgggccccacatccggcATCGAGCTCGACGAGGACGATGTCTTCTGGTCCGACGCCAGCTGCTCCGACGCCAGCATATCCTCCCGCCGCTCTGAAACGCCGCCGCCCCCTCCGTCTCCTAGCGAGAACGGGGTAGCAAGGTTCCGTCGCCCGCAGAATTTCGGCATCCTCGCTGCACTGCCCGACACCGCGGTCCACCGCCACGATCGCGGCCCTTTCCTGCGCCGTCCGATTGCGGCGTCGCCGCCGTCCTCCTCCAGGATGATCCCGTCAATCCCGAGGCCGCAGCCTCTGACCGCGTCGGGGAAATTCCACCAGTCGGCGCCCGTCAACGTCCCCATGCTCCCGATGGCGGCTGGCAGGAGGGAGGATTCGGAGGGTTTTGAGGAGGGCGACGACAGGGAGGGTGATGATGAGATGCTTCCGCCGCACGAGATCGTCGCGAGGGGATCCGCACGGTCGCCGATGACGACATTCTCGGTGCTGGAAGGGAAGGGCCGGACGCTGAAAGGGAGAGATCTGCGGCGAGTGCGGAATGCCGTCTTCCAGAAAACAG GGACCATTGGGAGCATGAGGCCCTTGATTTACATAGGGAAATTCATCCAGGCAATAGACTTGGTATTATTATCCAATTTTCAtagtgtttttccttcttttattattattgtattattatttttggctggTTCCCTCATTTTCATTGTTAAGGAACATGGGAAGGTACACTCACAAATGgttacgtaa
- the LOC131234798 gene encoding protein S40-7-like isoform X6, with the protein MESTVTSSSSSPFRHQKSPSSGRFLGLFSEPSITSVGPTSGIELDEDDVFWSDASCSDASISSRRSETPPPPPSPSENGVARFRRPQNFGILAALPDTAVHRHDRGPFLRRPIAASPPSSSRMIPSIPRPQPLTASGKFHQSAPVNVPMLPMAAGRREDSEGFEEGDDREGDDEMLPPHEIVARGSARSPMTTFSVLEGKGRTLKGRDLRRVRNAVFQKTGWHYIVKDFFFLLEQLHCENFIYSCIF; encoded by the exons ATGGAATCGACCGTTACGTCCTCCTCCTCTTCCCCTTTCCGCCACCAGAAATCCCCGTCCTCGGGCCGGTTCCTCGGCCTCTTCTCAGAGCCGTCTAtcacctcggtgggccccacatccggcATCGAGCTCGACGAGGACGATGTCTTCTGGTCCGACGCCAGCTGCTCCGACGCCAGCATATCCTCCCGCCGCTCTGAAACGCCGCCGCCCCCTCCGTCTCCTAGCGAGAACGGGGTAGCAAGGTTCCGTCGCCCGCAGAATTTCGGCATCCTCGCTGCACTGCCCGACACCGCGGTCCACCGCCACGATCGCGGCCCTTTCCTGCGCCGTCCGATTGCGGCGTCGCCGCCGTCCTCCTCCAGGATGATCCCGTCAATCCCGAGGCCGCAGCCTCTGACCGCGTCGGGGAAATTCCACCAGTCGGCGCCCGTCAACGTCCCCATGCTCCCGATGGCGGCTGGCAGGAGGGAGGATTCGGAGGGTTTTGAGGAGGGCGACGACAGGGAGGGTGATGATGAGATGCTTCCGCCGCACGAGATCGTCGCGAGGGGATCCGCACGGTCGCCGATGACGACATTCTCGGTGCTGGAAGGGAAGGGCCGGACGCTGAAAGGGAGAGATCTGCGGCGAGTGCGGAATGCCGTCTTCCAGAAAACAG GTTGGCATTATATTGTGAAagatttcttcttcttattagaACAAttacattgtgaaaattttatttattcatgtattttttaa
- the LOC131234798 gene encoding protein S40-7-like isoform X4: protein MESTVTSSSSSPFRHQKSPSSGRFLGLFSEPSITSVGPTSGIELDEDDVFWSDASCSDASISSRRSETPPPPPSPSENGVARFRRPQNFGILAALPDTAVHRHDRGPFLRRPIAASPPSSSRMIPSIPRPQPLTASGKFHQSAPVNVPMLPMAAGRREDSEGFEEGDDREGDDEMLPPHEIVARGSARSPMTTFSVLEGKGRTLKGRDLRRVRNAVFQKTVHSSFATPRLVHQCGFSSGVLLNQFSNVTRQERAKLNAILVHFYPSWVGIIL, encoded by the exons ATGGAATCGACCGTTACGTCCTCCTCCTCTTCCCCTTTCCGCCACCAGAAATCCCCGTCCTCGGGCCGGTTCCTCGGCCTCTTCTCAGAGCCGTCTAtcacctcggtgggccccacatccggcATCGAGCTCGACGAGGACGATGTCTTCTGGTCCGACGCCAGCTGCTCCGACGCCAGCATATCCTCCCGCCGCTCTGAAACGCCGCCGCCCCCTCCGTCTCCTAGCGAGAACGGGGTAGCAAGGTTCCGTCGCCCGCAGAATTTCGGCATCCTCGCTGCACTGCCCGACACCGCGGTCCACCGCCACGATCGCGGCCCTTTCCTGCGCCGTCCGATTGCGGCGTCGCCGCCGTCCTCCTCCAGGATGATCCCGTCAATCCCGAGGCCGCAGCCTCTGACCGCGTCGGGGAAATTCCACCAGTCGGCGCCCGTCAACGTCCCCATGCTCCCGATGGCGGCTGGCAGGAGGGAGGATTCGGAGGGTTTTGAGGAGGGCGACGACAGGGAGGGTGATGATGAGATGCTTCCGCCGCACGAGATCGTCGCGAGGGGATCCGCACGGTCGCCGATGACGACATTCTCGGTGCTGGAAGGGAAGGGCCGGACGCTGAAAGGGAGAGATCTGCGGCGAGTGCGGAATGCCGTCTTCCAGAAAACAG TTCACTCTTCATTTGCTACTCCAAGGCTAGTCCACCAATGTGGCTTCTCGAGTGGGGTTTTGCTCAATCAGTTTTCTAATGTGACTAGGCAAGAAAGAGCCAAACTGAATGCAATATTGGTCCATTTTTATCCAAGCTGG GTTGGCATTATATTGTGA
- the LOC131234798 gene encoding protein S40-7-like isoform X2, with amino-acid sequence MESTVTSSSSSPFRHQKSPSSGRFLGLFSEPSITSVGPTSGIELDEDDVFWSDASCSDASISSRRSETPPPPPSPSENGVARFRRPQNFGILAALPDTAVHRHDRGPFLRRPIAASPPSSSRMIPSIPRPQPLTASGKFHQSAPVNVPMLPMAAGRREDSEGFEEGDDREGDDEMLPPHEIVARGSARSPMTTFSVLEGKGRTLKGRDLRRVRNAVFQKTVHSSFATPRLVHQCGFSSGVLLNQFSNVTRQERAKLNAILVHFYPSWVWYWSSLSCINSLN; translated from the exons ATGGAATCGACCGTTACGTCCTCCTCCTCTTCCCCTTTCCGCCACCAGAAATCCCCGTCCTCGGGCCGGTTCCTCGGCCTCTTCTCAGAGCCGTCTAtcacctcggtgggccccacatccggcATCGAGCTCGACGAGGACGATGTCTTCTGGTCCGACGCCAGCTGCTCCGACGCCAGCATATCCTCCCGCCGCTCTGAAACGCCGCCGCCCCCTCCGTCTCCTAGCGAGAACGGGGTAGCAAGGTTCCGTCGCCCGCAGAATTTCGGCATCCTCGCTGCACTGCCCGACACCGCGGTCCACCGCCACGATCGCGGCCCTTTCCTGCGCCGTCCGATTGCGGCGTCGCCGCCGTCCTCCTCCAGGATGATCCCGTCAATCCCGAGGCCGCAGCCTCTGACCGCGTCGGGGAAATTCCACCAGTCGGCGCCCGTCAACGTCCCCATGCTCCCGATGGCGGCTGGCAGGAGGGAGGATTCGGAGGGTTTTGAGGAGGGCGACGACAGGGAGGGTGATGATGAGATGCTTCCGCCGCACGAGATCGTCGCGAGGGGATCCGCACGGTCGCCGATGACGACATTCTCGGTGCTGGAAGGGAAGGGCCGGACGCTGAAAGGGAGAGATCTGCGGCGAGTGCGGAATGCCGTCTTCCAGAAAACAG TTCACTCTTCATTTGCTACTCCAAGGCTAGTCCACCAATGTGGCTTCTCGAGTGGGGTTTTGCTCAATCAGTTTTCTAATGTGACTAGGCAAGAAAGAGCCAAACTGAATGCAATATTGGTCCATTTTTATCCAAGCTGGGTATGGTATTGGTCCTCCTTGAGTTGCATAAACAGTCTAAACTAA